From Alloacidobacterium dinghuense:
GCCCCATCCGGCTCGTCTTCATGCAAGGGACTCGCCCACGCCCGCGGTGACATCAAAGCCAGCGCAACGACCGCAATGAAAACAATCTTCCATAGGCCAAGCCTAAATACGCTGCGGATCACCCGATACCATCCCTGCTGACATTCTATTCTTGAACTTGAGATGATGTAGACAGGGGGAAGTAGATTTGATAGGGCGCGCCCGCGTACCGTCCACCAGATTCCGCCGCACCCTCGCGTATTTCTAAAGCAGCAGCAAGAAAACGGGTGCCCCATCCTATCGCGCAGTTTGCGATAGGGTGGGAGACCACAGCCACCACCCAGCCGCACTTCCTCCACGGCCTACCCTCCACGCAGCAAGCGCCCTCAGAATAGCCGATCAACGTCAAAGGCTTGTCATCCTGAGCAACGCGAAGAACCTGTTTTCTCGGCCGGAGTACGAAAACGGGTGCCCCATCCTTTGCGCAACGGGCCCCCGGCGCGCGCGGGTTTCGCGTGATGGGGTGAGGAGCAAGGGGTGAGAAATACTCCCAGAGAGCAATCCGCCTTTCACGAAACGTAGGCGAAAGGATTTAACTTTCTCAGCTGTATCGCGAAGAGGGCTCACAACCCATGTCAAGCCCCAAGAACGAAAATAATGAGCTTGATACCTCTGACAGAGGTCGGAGTAGACCTTCTGTCCTGCGAAAGCAGGACGACGGTAGAAGAGCGGGGCTTCAGCCCAGCGTTAGGCGCCGACAACGGAGCGGCTTTAGCCGCGGGCTCTTCTGTACGCTTTTCCCTTGTCAAGGGATAATCAGCAAGATAATAATGGTGATCCCTTTGACTGAGGTTGTAGTTGGATCGTTTGTCCTGCGAAGCAGGACGGCGGTGAAGAGGGCTTCAGAAGTCATTGTTTTGAAGGGGCACGGCTTCAGCCGTGCCGTAAGTGTCAGGAAACGAGCGCGGCTTTTAGCCGCCGAGGGATGGTTTTCTCTCACAATCAGACTTTCTCAGCAGCCTCTTTAGCCCCCGGGGCTCTTCTGCACGCTTTTCCCTTGTCAAGGGCATAATCAGCAAAATAATTTCCAACCCATTCAAACCAAACCATTTATTCCAATCAAACTTTGGCGTACTATTTCTCCCAATCAGCTAAAATAGAAATAGAGAACAAAAAGCCCGCCGTGAGCGGGCTTTTTTATTCACAGAAATCGAGGACCCCCAGCTAAGTGATTGAAAACACTTGAAACCACCTAAACGGCGCAGAATCAATAGCATAGCGGGGGATGATCCCCCTCTAAGTCATTGAAAACACGTAGCCACCGGCGTTCAGGTCGGGGGCAGGGGAGTAGCCCGCCGTACGCCTTATAATCAAACTGGGAAGTTTTGTACCTAACTCCCGGGACGCACTGCATTGACGGACCAGATCACCATCCGCGGCGCGCGGGTGCATAACCTCAAAAATATCGACTGCGACATACCGCACGGCAAGTTGACGGTAGTTTCCGGCGTCTCCGGATCGGGCAAATCCTCGCTCGCCTTTGACACGGTTTATGCCGAAGGCCAGCGCCGCTACGTCGAGTCACTGTCTGCCTACGCGCGCCAGTTCCTCGAGCGCATCGAGAAGCCCGATGTAGACCTCATCGATGGCCTCGCTCCAGCAATCGCCATCAAGCAGAAGAACTCGACCCGCAACCCGCGCTCGACCGTAGCGACAGCGACCGAGATATACGACTATATGCGCCTGCTGTACGCGCGCTGCGGAACCGTCCACTGCATCGTCTGCAACGGTGTCGTCCGCCGCGACACAGTCGATGAGATCGCCGCCGCCATCCTCGCCCTCGGCGAAGGCACCCGGCTGCACGCCCTCTTCCCTGTTCAAAGAACAGACCAGCCCGTTTCGCCTGAGCGTGAGCCTGAGAAGAAGTCCGCAAAACGTGCACAAAAAGCGACCTTAAACGGGAAAAATGACACAGAATCGCCGCTTAACGACGCCTTAAAAGAGCGCCTGAACGACCTGCGCAAGCGCGGTTTCAACCGCCTTTACCAAAACGGAACCATCTACGAGTTCTCGACGCCCGAATCGCTGCTCGAGATCAACTTCGCGCTCCCTGTCTTCGCCCTCGTCGACCGCATCGTCGTCAGTGCCGACAACCGCGCAAGAATCGTCGACGCGGCCGAAATCGGTTATCGCGAATCGGGAGAAATCCTCTACGAAATCGTCCCGCTCGACTCGGAAACTACTGAGCGCGAGCGCCTGCGCTTCTCAGCAGCTTTCGAGTGCAAAACCTGCCATCGCGTCTATCGCGAGCCGGAACCGCGCCTCTTCTCGTTCAACAACCCTTTCGGCGCCTGCCCGCGCTGCCAGGGTTTCGGCAACACCATCGACTTTGACCTAGACCTCATCATCCCCGACAAGTCGAAGACACTCGACGAAGGCGCAATCGACCCGTGGAATCGCCCGAAGTATCGCCCCTACTTCACCGAGCTGAAGAAGGCGGCAAAGCAGCACGGAATCCCGATGAACGTCGCCTGGTACGATCTCGAGCCCGACCAGCAATCCTTCGTCCTCGACGGCCGCGATGGATTCCTCGGCGTTCACGGCTTCTTCGCCTATCTCGAGCGCAAGAAGTACAAGCTGCATGTCCGCGTGATGCTCAGCAAGTATCGCGGCTATGCTCTCTGCCCCGAATGCAAGGGACAGCGCCTTCGCGCCGAAGCTCGCGCCGTCCGCATCGGCGAGCAGCAGGGCGCGAATTGCAGCCGCAATATCTGCGAGGCAGCCGGGCTGACGATTGCCGAAGCCAACAGCTTCTTCGGCGGCCTCAAGCTCACGCCCATGCACGCAGAGATTGCTGGAAGCATCCTGCACGAGATCCAGCAACGCCTGCACTTCCTCAACGCCGTCGGACTCGACTACCTCACGCTCGACCGCCTCGCCTCGACGCTCTCCGGAGGCGAATCGCAGCGCATCCAATTGGCAACTTCGTTAGGCTCCCAGCTTGTCGGCGCGCTCTACGTGCTCGACGAGCCATCCATCGGCCTGCACACACGCGATACCGCGAAGCTCATACGCATCCTCGAAGACCTGCGCGACCTCGGCAACACCATCCTCGTCGTCGAGCACGATGCCGATGTCATCCGCTCCGCCGACTACCTCCTCGACCTCGGTCCCGGAGCTGGCGAGTTCGGCGGTCGCGTCCTAGCCGGAGGAACCGTCGAAGAGGTGGAGCACAACCCCGACTCGCTCACTGGTCGCTACCTGAACGGACAACTGACGATCCCGATCCCGACGCGACGCCGCGAGCCTGGGCCCAACTCAGGGAAAGACTGGCTGAGACTGCGCGGAGCACGCAGCCATAACCTCAAAGGCATAGACGTCGAGATCCCACTGAACATGCTCGTCTGCATCACCGGCGTGTCAGGATCCGGGAAATCGACGCTCGTCCACGACGTCCTCTATCGCGCCGTCGCCCACCAGCTCGGCAAGGGCGAAGGAGCCGATCCGACAAACCTCTACAAGGAACTCAAGGGCGTCGAGCGCCTGAACGACATTGTTCTCGTCGACCAGAACCCCATCGGACGCACCCCGCGCTCAAACCCGGTGACCTACATCAAGGCCTTCGACGCCATCCGCGAACTCTTCGCCGCACAGCCTGAGGCTCAGCGCCGCAGCTACACCGCCGGACACTTCTCCTTCAACGTCCCCGGAGGACGCTGCGACGTCTGCGAAGGCGACGGCACCGTCACCGTCGAGATGCAGTTCCTCGCCGACGTCGAGTTGCCCTGCGAGGAGTGCCGCGGCACCCGCTACAAGGCCAGCGTGCTGGAGATCAAGTACAAGGGCAAGAGCATCAACGAGGTCCTGAACCTCACCGTCAAAGAGGCGCTGCGCTTCTTCGTGGGTCAGCCCAAGATTCTGGACAAGCTTGCCGTCCTCGACGAAGTCGGCTTAGGGTACGTCCGTCTCGGTCAGTCCGCCACAACGCTCTCCGGGGGCGAAGCCCAGCGCGTCAAGCTGGCCGCACATCTGGCAACCGTTCGCTCCACCGGATCGGTGGCCAAGAAGGGCGGCAGCCGTGTCCTCTACGTCCTTGACGAGCCCACCACCGGCCTCCACTTCGACGATGTCAGCAAGCTCCTTACCGCCTTCCGGAAGCTGATTGACGGGGGCGGCTCCATGCTGGTCATCGAGCACAACCTCGACGTCATCAAGTCGGCGGACTGGGTCATCGACCTCGGCCCGGAAGGCGGCTCCAAGGGCGGCCAGGTAGTAGCTACCGGCACCCCCGAACAGATCACCCAGAACGAGCTATCCCACACCGGATTCTGGCTGTCCAAAGTATTGGCGCGCCGCGAGTCTTCACGCGAGCCATTGCAGGAAGCCGAGAACGAAATAGCCGTATGAAATCCCTGAAGTATCTAGCAACGATTGTCTTCACTTCCGCACTGCTCTCGGCTCATGCGCAGTCAGTTCCAATGCCACCGGGAACCAGCACCAATGAGCCATCTCCCGAAGCTGCAGCAAAGTCCGCCGACGACCCGCTGGCCCAGGCAGAGGCAGCGATCGACACGAAGGATTTTGCCCATGCGCGGAGTCTTCTCGACACATATCTATCCGGACATTCGAATGATGCTCGCGCCCTATTTGATCGCGGCTATGTGGAAGACGCTCAGGAGCACGACCATGCTGCCGCCAACTATTACCAGAAAGCCATTGCCGCCGACCCCAATCAGTTCGAATCCCACCTGGCAGTCGGCTTGATTCTGGCCCGCCAGGATAAGCAGCAGGATGCCCATCAACAGCTAGAGGCAGCGTCCAGGCTCGAGCCGAATCCGCCGAATCCAGCTGCCAAGGCGCAGGCATTCCGCGCCCTAGCCGAACTAGACCGTTCCGCAAATCCCGATGCAGCCAAGCAGGAACTGATTCAAGCGCTGTCGATAAGCCCGGAAACGCCGGCAGATCTGCTTCTGACCGGGGAGATTGCTGAAGCCGAGGGAGACGAAGTCAACGCGGAAACGGCATACCGACGTGCATTAAATCAGCAGCCGGAGTCATCGGCTGCGACTGCTGGCCTCGCCCACGTTCTCATCGCTCAGAAAAAGTATGCCGACGCTGAACCTCTTATCAAATCAGCCCTGATTCGCGATCCTGATGACCCTGCCCTGAACAGTCAGCTGGCCATTGTTCTGAACGCAGAAGGTAAGCAGAATGAGTCAGTTGCGGCGCTGGAAAAGCTGCATGCCAAGCAGCCAGATGATGCATCGATCAGCGGCATGCTTGCGGATGCTTATACGCAAGCAGGAGCAGCTGACAAAGCCGATCCCCTCTATGTTCAGTTGCTGAAATCTAATCCAAACGACCCCGCACTCCTTACAGCGCGCGGCGAAAACCTCATCCGGCAGCAGCGATATGCCGAAGCTGTAGTCGTGTTGCAGAAGACAGTAAGCTTGAGACCTGACAGCGGGAACGCCTGGAGCAGCCTCGCTTTCGCCGCTTCAGAAAATCATCAACCTCAGCTGGTAATCGATTCTCTTTCAGCACGATCAAAATATCTCGAAGAAACTCCAGCTACCTATTTCCTTTGGGCAACAGCTTACGATAATCTACATCACACAAGGGAAGCGGCCGACTACTATCACAAGTTCCTGACCGCGTCCAATGGAAGGTTCCCCGACCAGGAGTGGCAAGCAAAACATCGGCTAGTCACGCTTGGCAAATAACAGCCGATAACGTTCCCGTGGCACCCGAGGAGGTGTCCCATGAGGTTCGTAGCAATCGCAGCCGCAGTAGCACTACTTGCCCCCTGCATACATGCGTACGGCGCCAACGAAAAGCTCCCCGATGCACAGGCTCTACTTTTGCTTGAAGCGAAGGCTGACCAGGCATCGCCCAAGGAGCAGTGCTTTCTTTACGCGGAAATTGTTCACGATATGACGGAGATCGCCGGGCAGGAATTGTCCTCGGGCGATTTCAAACATGCTTCAGACACATTGAAGGCTGTACAGACATACGCCCAGAAAATTCACATGGGCGTCGCAGAGGATACGCGGAAGCTGAAGAACGCGGAAATCCTTATGCGCCACACAGCATTCCGCCTAAACGAAATCCTCCACAATGCGGCTCTCGACGACCGGCCGACGCTCGAGTCCACGTTGAAGCAGTTGGACCAAGTGCAGTCCGAGCTGATGATGCAGGTCTTCAAGCACTAGATCAGTGCTGCTAACCTACGAAATGGCAAACTTAGGGATATCTGCGCCCGCGACTTCGGGCTTGAGCACGGGAGTATTGCTTTTTACGTACCCCACCTTGCCCGCCGCAATTTCGTCTTGAGCAATTTTGCATGCCTTACGCGAGCGAGAATCAACGAGTGGCTGTGAACCATTCTGCAGTTGACGAGCGCGGCGTGCAGCTACGAGAACGTAACGAAAATTGCTGTCGAACGACTGCTCCAGACTCATGACTCATTCCTCCAAATCAAGAACCGCAATTGATGTCTAAGGTCGAACCATTCTCTCAATCAAGCAGACCGAAGGCCTCAAGCACAGGCTGAACCCGGTCACCCGAGTTCTCCAGCTTGCAACTTTCCGCCAGCTTCAGCAGGCGATCGGCATCCTCGATGGAATCGTTGCCTTTTCGATGGATGCGTTCGCTCGCTACGATGGCCAAAAGTTCGTCTTCGGCTCGAGCAAGAATGTCGTTGACGAGAATATAACTGTATTCGCGATATTTCACAATCTCCGCTCTGGCCTCGGCCAGACGTCGCTGGATAACCTCTTCCGTCACTCCACCTTCCGCGCGGCTGCGATTGCGCAGCCGGGTCGCCAGAACATCCGGAGCGGGTGGCATAACGAAGATGCTGACTGCAGCCGGAATCTTCTCGCGCACCTGCGCTGCGCCCTGTACATCAATGTCGAGTAGAAGATCCTTGCCGTGCGCCTTAGCATCCTCCAGCGACTTGCGCGCTGTTCCGTAGTAATTACTAAAGACTTCGGCATGCTCCAGAAATTCATCGTCCCGTACCATTTGCTCAAACTTTTCCCGAGCGATGAAGTGATATTGTTGACCGTTTTGTTCCGAACCACGCGGCGCGCGCGTGGTATAGGAAACAGAAAATTCTAGATTGCCCACAAGCGATTTAATCTGATTAACGAGCGTCGACTTCCCCGAGCCCGACGGCGCTGAAATGATGAAGAGAATTCCTGCCAAGCGTTTCGTTTTCCTTTTAGCGCATATGTGTAACGTTAGTCATCCTGCCCCTGATTGAAACAAAGGCAAAGGGTCTGCTTTTAGCCGTTGGCTGTGAATCCAAGCATGCGAACTACTCCAGGTTTTGCACCTGTTCGCGCGCCTTCTCAATCTCAGATTTCATACCCAACCCAAGTTCGGTGATTCGCGTGCCGTTACCAGCTAGCCCGGTTGTTTTTGACAGCAAGGTATTGGCCTCGCGGTTCATCTCCTGCAGCAGAAAATCTAGCTTCTTGCCAATTTCTCCGCCTTGATCGAGCAGAGATTCGAAATGCGCAATGTGCGTATGCATGCGGGCGATCTCTTCTTCCACGTCGCTGCGCTCAGCCAGCAATGCTGCCTCCTGCAGAACGCGGTCTCTGTCAAAACTCCCGTTGAGCATCTCCGACAGGCGCTGGCTGATGCGCTCGAAATAGACCTTCTGCACGTCATGGCGCAGTTCTGCAACCTGCTCAACGAAGGCAGAAAGCCGCGCCAACCCCTTGCGTAGTTCTGCCGTCAGCGAACTGCCTTCCGCCAGGCGCATGGCGTTCAACTCGCCAATCAATGTGGAAATGCGCTCCATCACGGCGGTCTGAATCGATTGCAATTCCTCCTCGCTACTGCGCGAATCACTGCTGAGCACTCCAGGCAGGCGAAAGATCGCATTGAGATCTGGCTCACTACTCAACCCGTGTTGGGAGGCGGCACTGCGAAACGCAGCAACGTAGGCTGCAACCAGAGCTTCGTCATATTGCGCCTCCGTCTTCCCGCTGCGATCGATGGAAAGGGAAACTTCGACATGCCCGCGCGCGATCTTCTCCTTGAGCTCTTTGCGCAGCTGCATTTCGAGCGACTCCGTGCCTCCAGGCATGCGCATGTGCAGATCAAGAAAACGGTGATTCACGCTCTTCATGCTCAGCGTGTAACCTAGCGCCTCGGAGACACGGCCTGAGACGCGCGCAAAGCCTGTCATGGAGTAGACAGGCGAGTTGCTTGCAACTTCTTTCTTAAGAGACGCGGTTTCCTTTTTTGGGGTCATAATCCAGACTTACCCATCATCACAGGCTCGGGGAGTTCCTGCACGTCCATGAACTGCAGCTGGTAAAGCTTTTGATATATCGGTGACTGCTGCATCAGCTCTTCATGCGAACCTATTGCTGTAATGTGGCCCTGTTCCATTACGGCAATGCGAGTAGCCCGGCGCACGGTTGAGAGCCGGTGCGCAATCACCACGACCGTGCGGCCTGCCATCAGATTACTAAGCGCAGCCTGCACGAGCGATTCGCTCTCGGTGTCGAGTGCAGATGTGGCCTCATCGAGAATCAGAATCGGAGCATCTTTCACCAAGGCTCGAGCAATCGCAAGCCGCTGGCGTTCGCCACCCGAGAGTCGAAACCCTTTCTCGCCGATGAGCGTGTCATAGCCTTCCGGAAGTCGCATGATGAAGTCATGCGCCAGCGCTGCCCTGGCCGCATCCTGCACGCGCTGAATCGGCACGTCAGGTTGACCATAGGCAATGTTGTTTCGCACGGTATCGTTGAAGAGAATGGTTTCCTGCGTCACTTTACCGATCTGGTCGCGAAGTGAACGGGTGCTTACATCGCGCAGATCGTGCCCATCGATCAGAATCCGGCCAGAGGTGACATCGAAGAACCGCGGAATCAGATTGACGAGTGTTGACTTCCCCGCTCCGCTGGGACCTACAAGAGCCACGACTTCTCCGCAGCGTATCTCAAGGTTGATGTTGTGCAGAACATTCTTTTCACCTTCGTCATCGCGATAGGCAAAACCGACATCTTCGATGCGAATTGATTTCTGGAATCCCTTCAGCGTGAATGCGCGATGCTTCTCAACCAGGTCGTCCTGATCGTCCATGAACGTAAAGATCGTGGAAGAGGCGCCCAACGCCTGTTGAAAGTTGTTATAGAACGTGGCAAAGCGTCGCACCGGATCATAAAGCTTGAAAAGCGCTACGATAAAGCCGAAGAAGGCTCCTTCCGTCATGGCCCCACGCTGGATCTGACCGCGTCCGACCAGCAGCAGCAATGCGATGGCGATGGCGCCGATTGAGTCCATTAGCGGGGAGCTGATGGCCTGCGCACGCACTGAGCGGAGATTTGCCTTAAAGAGGCGCTTAGCCGCATCCCGGAAGCGAAGCAACTCCCAGAACTCCATGTTGAAAGCTTTTACGATACGGTTGCCAGTGATCGTCTCGTGCAGGATGTTCTGAATCTCGGCAAGTCTGTCCTGTCCTCTGCGCGTTGTCTGGCGGACGTCCCGCCCAATACGGCGTATTGAGCCGATCACCACCGGAACGAAAATCAGGAGCGCCCACGAGAGCTTGCCGCCAAAATGAACGACGACGCCAATCGTGAAAATCAAGGTGAAGAACTGTTGCAGAAACTCCGACAACACAGACGACATAGCGTACTGCACCCGCTCAATATCATTGATAAGCGTCGAAAGCAGGGTGCCAGTAGCATGTTTCTGAAAAAACGAGAGAGAGCGGCGCAGTACAGCCTCGTAAAGGTCGTCGCGCAAATCGGTGATCATGCCGAACCCGGCATAATTCACCAGATAGGTGCCAGCATAGTCGCAAACACTCTTCAGCAGTGTCGAAACGACAAGCGTGAACGCGACGACAGCCCAGACATTATGAATGAAATGCGGAACAAACTGCTGCAGCGTGAATTGGTAGTGCGTCCCAGGAATTTTATAGAGCGATATGATCTGACTCGGACTACCGGGATGCAACACATGATCAAAGATGGGCTGCACGAGCAAGACACGAAACGCATCCAGCAGCCCTACCGCGGCCATCAGGAAAACCGATGCCAGCGCCTGCCACCAATATCGGCGCATGTAATACAACAGACGCAGGATGCGCTTCATCTAGATTTCCTGCAGGTCTGCCATCGATATACCATCATTCTATTTTACCGTTTCAACGGGGCATATCGCGATGCGTCGTCTTCACGCGATAGCCCTCTTTCTCAAGTCTTTTGCTGACTTGTTCCGCGATCATCACAGACCGGTGCTGACCGCCGGTACAGCCGAAAGCAATTGTCAGATAGCTCTTTCCTTCATGAATGTAATGCGGCAAAAGGTAAAGCAACAGACCAGTAACCCGA
This genomic window contains:
- the gmk gene encoding guanylate kinase; protein product: MAGILFIISAPSGSGKSTLVNQIKSLVGNLEFSVSYTTRAPRGSEQNGQQYHFIAREKFEQMVRDDEFLEHAEVFSNYYGTARKSLEDAKAHGKDLLLDIDVQGAAQVREKIPAAVSIFVMPPAPDVLATRLRNRSRAEGGVTEEVIQRRLAEARAEIVKYREYSYILVNDILARAEDELLAIVASERIHRKGNDSIEDADRLLKLAESCKLENSGDRVQPVLEAFGLLD
- a CDS encoding tetratricopeptide repeat protein, translated to MKSLKYLATIVFTSALLSAHAQSVPMPPGTSTNEPSPEAAAKSADDPLAQAEAAIDTKDFAHARSLLDTYLSGHSNDARALFDRGYVEDAQEHDHAAANYYQKAIAADPNQFESHLAVGLILARQDKQQDAHQQLEAASRLEPNPPNPAAKAQAFRALAELDRSANPDAAKQELIQALSISPETPADLLLTGEIAEAEGDEVNAETAYRRALNQQPESSAATAGLAHVLIAQKKYADAEPLIKSALIRDPDDPALNSQLAIVLNAEGKQNESVAALEKLHAKQPDDASISGMLADAYTQAGAADKADPLYVQLLKSNPNDPALLTARGENLIRQQRYAEAVVVLQKTVSLRPDSGNAWSSLAFAASENHQPQLVIDSLSARSKYLEETPATYFLWATAYDNLHHTREAADYYHKFLTASNGRFPDQEWQAKHRLVTLGK
- a CDS encoding ABC transporter ATP-binding protein, yielding MKRILRLLYYMRRYWWQALASVFLMAAVGLLDAFRVLLVQPIFDHVLHPGSPSQIISLYKIPGTHYQFTLQQFVPHFIHNVWAVVAFTLVVSTLLKSVCDYAGTYLVNYAGFGMITDLRDDLYEAVLRRSLSFFQKHATGTLLSTLINDIERVQYAMSSVLSEFLQQFFTLIFTIGVVVHFGGKLSWALLIFVPVVIGSIRRIGRDVRQTTRRGQDRLAEIQNILHETITGNRIVKAFNMEFWELLRFRDAAKRLFKANLRSVRAQAISSPLMDSIGAIAIALLLLVGRGQIQRGAMTEGAFFGFIVALFKLYDPVRRFATFYNNFQQALGASSTIFTFMDDQDDLVEKHRAFTLKGFQKSIRIEDVGFAYRDDEGEKNVLHNINLEIRCGEVVALVGPSGAGKSTLVNLIPRFFDVTSGRILIDGHDLRDVSTRSLRDQIGKVTQETILFNDTVRNNIAYGQPDVPIQRVQDAARAALAHDFIMRLPEGYDTLIGEKGFRLSGGERQRLAIARALVKDAPILILDEATSALDTESESLVQAALSNLMAGRTVVVIAHRLSTVRRATRIAVMEQGHITAIGSHEELMQQSPIYQKLYQLQFMDVQELPEPVMMGKSGL
- the uvrA gene encoding excinuclease ABC subunit UvrA; this translates as MTDQITIRGARVHNLKNIDCDIPHGKLTVVSGVSGSGKSSLAFDTVYAEGQRRYVESLSAYARQFLERIEKPDVDLIDGLAPAIAIKQKNSTRNPRSTVATATEIYDYMRLLYARCGTVHCIVCNGVVRRDTVDEIAAAILALGEGTRLHALFPVQRTDQPVSPEREPEKKSAKRAQKATLNGKNDTESPLNDALKERLNDLRKRGFNRLYQNGTIYEFSTPESLLEINFALPVFALVDRIVVSADNRARIVDAAEIGYRESGEILYEIVPLDSETTERERLRFSAAFECKTCHRVYREPEPRLFSFNNPFGACPRCQGFGNTIDFDLDLIIPDKSKTLDEGAIDPWNRPKYRPYFTELKKAAKQHGIPMNVAWYDLEPDQQSFVLDGRDGFLGVHGFFAYLERKKYKLHVRVMLSKYRGYALCPECKGQRLRAEARAVRIGEQQGANCSRNICEAAGLTIAEANSFFGGLKLTPMHAEIAGSILHEIQQRLHFLNAVGLDYLTLDRLASTLSGGESQRIQLATSLGSQLVGALYVLDEPSIGLHTRDTAKLIRILEDLRDLGNTILVVEHDADVIRSADYLLDLGPGAGEFGGRVLAGGTVEEVEHNPDSLTGRYLNGQLTIPIPTRRREPGPNSGKDWLRLRGARSHNLKGIDVEIPLNMLVCITGVSGSGKSTLVHDVLYRAVAHQLGKGEGADPTNLYKELKGVERLNDIVLVDQNPIGRTPRSNPVTYIKAFDAIRELFAAQPEAQRRSYTAGHFSFNVPGGRCDVCEGDGTVTVEMQFLADVELPCEECRGTRYKASVLEIKYKGKSINEVLNLTVKEALRFFVGQPKILDKLAVLDEVGLGYVRLGQSATTLSGGEAQRVKLAAHLATVRSTGSVAKKGGSRVLYVLDEPTTGLHFDDVSKLLTAFRKLIDGGGSMLVIEHNLDVIKSADWVIDLGPEGGSKGGQVVATGTPEQITQNELSHTGFWLSKVLARRESSREPLQEAENEIAV
- the rpoZ gene encoding DNA-directed RNA polymerase subunit omega, giving the protein MSLEQSFDSNFRYVLVAARRARQLQNGSQPLVDSRSRKACKIAQDEIAAGKVGYVKSNTPVLKPEVAGADIPKFAIS
- a CDS encoding YicC/YloC family endoribonuclease, whose product is MTPKKETASLKKEVASNSPVYSMTGFARVSGRVSEALGYTLSMKSVNHRFLDLHMRMPGGTESLEMQLRKELKEKIARGHVEVSLSIDRSGKTEAQYDEALVAAYVAAFRSAASQHGLSSEPDLNAIFRLPGVLSSDSRSSEEELQSIQTAVMERISTLIGELNAMRLAEGSSLTAELRKGLARLSAFVEQVAELRHDVQKVYFERISQRLSEMLNGSFDRDRVLQEAALLAERSDVEEEIARMHTHIAHFESLLDQGGEIGKKLDFLLQEMNREANTLLSKTTGLAGNGTRITELGLGMKSEIEKAREQVQNLE